In one Cynocephalus volans isolate mCynVol1 chromosome Y, mCynVol1.pri, whole genome shotgun sequence genomic region, the following are encoded:
- the LOC134368938 gene encoding glutaredoxin-1, whose product MAHEFVNSKIHQGKVVVFIKPTCPYCKKTQEILSQLPFKQGVLEFVDITATDDVNEIQDYLLQLTGARTVPRVFIGKNCIGGCSDLITMQQSGELVTRLKQIGALQ is encoded by the coding sequence ATGGCTCACGAGTTTGTGAACAGCAAAATCCATCAGGGGAAGGTGGTCGTGTTCATCAAGCCCACCTGCCCCTACTGTAAAAAGACCCAAGAGATCCTCAGTCAGTTGCCCTTCAAACAAGGGGTTCTGGAATTTGTCGATATCACAGCCACCGACGACGTAAATGAGATTCAAGATTATTTGCTACAGCTCACAGGAGCAAGAACGGTGCCTCGAGTCTTTATTGGCAAAAATTGCATAGGTGGGTGCAGTGATCTAATAACTATGCAACAGAGTGGGGAACTGGTGACGCGTCTAAAGCAGATTGGAGCTCTGCAGTAA